GTAGAAATGCATTTATACTCTAAAGGCGGACATGCTTTTAATATGGGCAAAAGATCCAAAACAAACTCACTCAAAACCTGGTCACAGCGACTAGCAGATTGGTTTGAGGATAATAATTATTTTTTGAAATAAGGATTTTGAATTTTATTTGGAAGTTACAGTCAATTATCATCAGTTATAGAATAAAACAATTAACCCGGAATTACTCCAGGCTAATTTTTTAGATACATTTTAGTATTTGGTTGGGATATTAAAATTTAAAATGAGTACCCAAGTGTCAAGAGCCAATTTGATGGTGCTCCGGGGAACAACCGAATATAGTCATAACCGCCAACCCAATACGTTTTATTGGTTATATTGTTGGCATTCAACTGTATTTTAAACTTATTAATATTATAATACAAAGCAGCATTAAATAATGTGTAGCCTGGAATTGTTTGTGTTATGGTCTGACTTAAATTTCGGGTTGTTACAAAGTTAGATCCCATTGCGATTCCAAAATCTTTAAGTACACCATTGGTAAAATTGTAACGCGTCCAGATATTGCCCTGCTGAACGGGTGTGTTAGGCTTTTGTCTTCCAATTTCGGTTGCTTCCGGACTTTCTGTTATATACGCTTCATTATAAGAATAGGCTGCCGAGATGCTCCAGTTTCTTGTTATACTTCCGTTTACATCAATCTCAATACCTTTAGATTCTTCTTCTCCAATAGCCCGCATTAAATCCGGATTTGTAGTATCATTCGCCGGATACAAGGTGTTTTTCTGCTGAATTTTAAATAAAGCTACAGTTACGAAAAGCCTTTCCTTAAACCAGGAAGATTTTCCTCCAAATTCAACCATATTACTTTCTAAAGGATCAAAAGGACCTCCTGCATTTGGATTTGATAGCGAAGAAGCTAATTGCGGATTATATCCTTTAACATAAGTCCCATAAAGATTAATGTTTGGATTAAGTGTATAGGTCAAACCAAAACGCGGTAAAAAAGAATGCTGTTTTACTTTTTTCTCTGAATCTTTTTTATAATTCTCTTTATCGGTATACTCATCGTAACGAACTCCGATTAATGCCTGAAAAGCTCCAAATTTTACATGATCCTGAAAATATACCCCATACAAAGAGTAATAAGTAGGATCATAGGCGCGAACGGTATAAAAATATTTGCTCATGTCTTTTAATTGCTGAGATCCTGATGGATTTGTTAAGTCAAAATGTGCTACGTTTGGTACAGGATTTCCTTTAGAGTCTAATAAATAAGCACTTTTGTTATTAGGATTATATGTTGCGATAAATCCTGTGTTGGCAGCATTTCTGTATCCGGAAGCCTGCAGTTGAGAACCTCCCGGAGGAACATTTTCCTGTGCATAATCGTAACCGGCAATCAGATTATGATCGAAAATTCCGGTTTTAGCCTGATACTTTAAAAAAGCAGAAAGGTTATCGATATAACGTTTACGCTTACGTTGAAAAACCTGCATTTCAATTGCTGTTGAAATTGTGCTTCCATCACCTGCAGAGGCATATTTATTAGCACCTCGGTGTTCAAGCAGATCTTCGTTATAACCTGTGCGTATGTAGGAAGCTGAAAAAGATAAACGATCTGTAAATTGATGGTTTAGTGAAGTTGTTACGATGTAGGTTTCCTCATTTAAATAATCGTTTGTCGAATTCAAAGAGTTGGAAATCTTTGTCGAATACAAATTATCTTCATAGGTAGACTGACCACGATCAAGAATACTTTTTGATGACGTATAAATCAAATCAAAATTGACGCTTGTTTTATCATTAGGCAAAAAAGACAAAGATGGGGCTAACACGATATTTTTATCAAATTGTAAATCTCTAAAGGAATTAGCATTCTCATACCCAAGATTCAGACGGTATAAAAGAGACTTGTCTTCAGTAAGCGGACCAGTAAAATCGGCAAGGGCTCTTAACGTATTAAAACTACCTGTAGAGAAACTAACGCTGTTGGCCGCCTGATCTAAAGGTTTCTTTGTGACACGGTTTATAACTCCTCCCGGAGAAGCATTTCCAAATAAAGCTGAAGACGGACCTTTTAAAACTTCAACACGTTCTAAGTAATTGGCAAGCGGCTGTTTCCAAAAACCTGTTGAGGTTCGCATTCCGTTTAATAATTGTGTATTACTTCCTCCATTGATACGAAATCCTCTAATCGAAATATCATCGTAAAAAGTAAACTGGCTTACCCCGCTGAAATTTTTCACAATCTCGCCTACGCGAATGGTACCCTGATCTGCAATTAACTCTTTTGTAGCATAAGAAACTGCCTGAGGTAAATCTTTTAAGGCAATTTCAGTTTTGGCTCCAATAAAAGATTTGGTGTTTTTATAAGATTTCTCTTTTCGTCCTGTAATTTCCACTGCCTGCAATGTATTAATGTTTTTCTGTAATAATATAGAAACTTCTGCATTTTCATTTTCATGCAGCTCGATTGTTTTTTCTAAAGCAGAAAATCCCATTGCCGAAAAATAAACAGTATAAAATCCAGGGGATAGATTAGTAATTTCAAAATTACCTTTATCATCAGAAATGGCATTTTTTTTAGGACTTTTAATCGATATAGAAGCATAGGAAACAACTTCATTATTTTCGGAAATTATCTTTCCTGTAATTTTTGCATTTTGTGCCTGACTAATACCAAAAAAGGTAAGCAGCACTATTAAATAAGTAAACTTCATGGTGGTTATTTAAATTTTAGGCTGCAAAAATATAATAATTTAGACTAAATAAAAATAAAAAACAAATGATTTTTGAAATGTTGTTCTCCTAAGTTTAAATATTATTTTTATTAACAAAAACACGAGTGGCCTTGTAAAGACACTTTTGTTTTTAATTGACAGCGTTGCAAAAGTTGCCTCTTTCCTGTTAATTTAAGCTGGTACTAGTTACAAGCTAGTACTGGAAAGATGGGTAAAAGATAGCCAACTCCACTGAGGCTGTCCGAAAAGTAAGGACAGCCTCTTTTTATGTGTTAAATATTCAGATACCTATTGGAAACAATTTTCATATAAACGATTCTCAGAAAGGTAGCTCGACTTTTCGGACACTCTCTACTTACTTTTGTAAACTGAATAGAGCGTTTGTAACGCGGTTTTTTTAACAGATTTACGTTAAAGAAATTTTTACATAGCTCTTAAGTTCTAATATCCTTTTATCAAATATATTGATTTCAAGAATAGTATAAAAAAAACAGGAGTAACCTTGTTTCAAGACACTCCTGTTTTTAGTTAACCGCGTTGCAAACGCTACTTTTTTCTATTAATTTAAGTAGGTACTCGTTGAAAACGAGCACCAGAAACCGTTGGGTAAACGAGTGCCAGTTGGAATATATAAACCGAATACTTTAATAAAATGGTATATTAACTCTTTTACTTTTTTCCAGGATAATTTGTTCTGCCTAAATTTCCAATTATTTGCTCACTAAAATAGGCTTCCTTTTCAGGAGTCCAATTTATTTCTTTGTTTAATTTATCAAGATCTTTTTTATTTAAAGCTGGATTCCATTCTATAATAAGATTAACAGGGATTTCTCCTTTATTTAATTTATTTTTTATTTGAAAACCATCGTATATAAGAAAAGCGGTGCTACTAACTTTTGTAATGTTATTATCATCACCTGAATAAACAACAAACTTTATTGGTATATTAAAATCGTCAATTAAGACCTTAAATTTTTTACCAATATAGTATTCCTTTCTATCTATAATTTTGGTTTGCACGTATGCTAAAGTATCTCCATTAAAATCATTTAATGTTAGCTTTGAGATATTTTTATCATATTTTATCTCTTTGTTTTTTGTCTCTTTTTTACATGTACATGCTGTTAAGATTATTGCACATAAAATTAGTGTTATTTTTTTCATTTTTTTATATAAATTAATTTTTATAAGCAATCTACTCAACTGGTGCTCGTTTACAACGAGCGCCTACTTACTTTTGTAAACTAAATAGAGCGTTTGTAACGCGGTTTTTTTAACAGATTTACGTTAAAGAAATTTTTACATAGCTCTTAAGTTCTAATATCCTTTTATCAAATATATTGATTTCAAGAATAGTATAAAAAAAACAGGAGTGACCTTGTTTAAAGACACTCCTTTTTTAGTTAACCGCGTTGCAAACGCTACGTTTTGTATTTTCTAATTTAAGTAGGTACTCGTCACAGACGAGAACCAGTTGGATTTGTTTAATACAAAAAAGTTACACCTTTTTAAAGATGTAACTTTTCTTAAAAAAATTATTATTTCATTTCCTCAAACAGTAAACCTGTCAAACCATTGTCATGATAGATATGATAAAATTCGTCTTCCCTGTCTTTTGTATTGGCAAAACAGAATATATCAATATTAACAGTTTCGGGAATTTTAAAAATAGTAGATTCGTTAATTATTCTTTCTTTATGAAAAGCATATTCAAGTATTCGTCCTTTTGTACCATCTCCGTAATAATCCCAAACTGTATTTTCGTAGTCAAGCCCGTTCATGCATTCCAGAATATTCAAGATATATAGTTCAGGACCACGCTCAATCTGAATAGGGATAATCTCACCACTCATTTCAAAAACAGAACGGCAAAGTTCCAAGGTTTTTTGATCAAAAACTAAACAGCTACTATCTAAAAGATAAAAATTTTTAGGTTTTGTTTTGGGATTATGCACATAAAATAAAATGTCTTCCCAAATGTCTTTTTTTTGCTCACAATTAAAATTAAATCTATTTAAATCTATTTAAATCTATTTTTGAATGGTCAGTAGGTGTAATTAATTGGATATTATTACTATCGTGTCTCGCTTTAAATAATCTCATAGTTTTTTAATAAGGGAATGAATGTTCCGTTTAATAATTCGTCTGCAATTTTTTTTAATTCTGTTCTTACTTGCCCTGGAGGCTCCTTCGATTATATAACGTGCACCTACTTTTAAAGAAGTAATGACGTAAAAAATAACCAATACTTAATTTCAATCATTATAAAAAAAACTGTCCAAGTTTTATCTTGAACAGTAAAATAAAATTCAGTTAAATAATTAGAATATTTTATATTAGAAATTATTTCATCTCTTCAAACAGTAAACCTGTCAAACCATTGTCATGATAGATATGGTAAAATTCATCTTCTCTATCCTTAGTATCTGCAAAACAAAAAATATCAGTTTTGGCTGTCTCAGGAATTTTGAAAATAGTAGATTCATTGATAACTCTTTCTTTATGGAAAGCATATTGAAGTATTCTTCCTTTAGTGCCATCACTATAATAATCCCAAACTGTATTTTCATAATCTAATCCGTTCATACATTCTAAAATATTCAGGATATAGAGTTCAGGACCACGTTCGATTTGGATAGGGATAATCTCACCACTCATTTCAAAAACTGTGCGACAAAGTTCCAAGGTTTTTTCATCGAAAACTAAACAGCCTCCGGAAGTACTGTAGAAGTTTTTAGGTTTTGTTTTAGGATTATGTATATAGAATAAAATATCTTCCCATGTGTTTTTTTTTGGTTCACAGTCAAATCTAAATCTTTCAAGAGATATTTTTGAATGGTCAACAGGTTGCACGAGTTGGATGTTATTACTGTCTTTTTGTACTTTAAATAATTTCATAATTCTTTAATAAGGAAATGTCCCGTTTAATAATTCATCTGCAATTTTTTGTAATTCTTCTCTAACTTTTCCTGGTTGTGCAGCTTCCAGTCTTTCGAATACTTTTTCATAATAAAGGTTAGTATGTACATTAGCATGTGGTACTGCTTCATCAATAGCATATTTAGAACTGGATGGCAAAAATACCCCATTTGCCG
The Flavobacterium flavigenum genome window above contains:
- a CDS encoding TonB-dependent receptor, whose protein sequence is MKFTYLIVLLTFFGISQAQNAKITGKIISENNEVVSYASISIKSPKKNAISDDKGNFEITNLSPGFYTVYFSAMGFSALEKTIELHENENAEVSILLQKNINTLQAVEITGRKEKSYKNTKSFIGAKTEIALKDLPQAVSYATKELIADQGTIRVGEIVKNFSGVSQFTFYDDISIRGFRINGGSNTQLLNGMRTSTGFWKQPLANYLERVEVLKGPSSALFGNASPGGVINRVTKKPLDQAANSVSFSTGSFNTLRALADFTGPLTEDKSLLYRLNLGYENANSFRDLQFDKNIVLAPSLSFLPNDKTSVNFDLIYTSSKSILDRGQSTYEDNLYSTKISNSLNSTNDYLNEETYIVTTSLNHQFTDRLSFSASYIRTGYNEDLLEHRGANKYASAGDGSTISTAIEMQVFQRKRKRYIDNLSAFLKYQAKTGIFDHNLIAGYDYAQENVPPGGSQLQASGYRNAANTGFIATYNPNNKSAYLLDSKGNPVPNVAHFDLTNPSGSQQLKDMSKYFYTVRAYDPTYYSLYGVYFQDHVKFGAFQALIGVRYDEYTDKENYKKDSEKKVKQHSFLPRFGLTYTLNPNINLYGTYVKGYNPQLASSLSNPNAGGPFDPLESNMVEFGGKSSWFKERLFVTVALFKIQQKNTLYPANDTTNPDLMRAIGEEESKGIEIDVNGSITRNWSISAAYSYNEAYITESPEATEIGRQKPNTPVQQGNIWTRYNFTNGVLKDFGIAMGSNFVTTRNLSQTITQTIPGYTLFNAALYYNINKFKIQLNANNITNKTYWVGGYDYIRLFPGAPSNWLLTLGYSF